In Phyllostomus discolor isolate MPI-MPIP mPhyDis1 chromosome 2, mPhyDis1.pri.v3, whole genome shotgun sequence, the following are encoded in one genomic region:
- the SON gene encoding protein SON isoform X9: MATNIEQIFRSFVVSKFREIQQELSSGRSEGQLNGETNTPVEGNQAGDAVASGRSLPNEEIVQKIEEVLSGVLDTELRCKPDLKEASRKSRCVSVQTDPTDEVPTKKSKKHKKHKNKKKKKKKEKEKKYKRQPEESESKPKSHHEESMDVESDSFLKFDSEPSEMALEHPVRAFGSFETSETPAVVLEPPIISMEGSQPHTLETLKPAAKTAELSVASTSVITQSEQFAPVTLEQPTTKILDSFSTAPVPTSTVVLKSPEPVVTMSVECQMKPVLKSLESTPPEPSKIMLEPPVAKVLEPSETLVVSSEKPTEVLPEPSTSTTVDFPESSATEVLRLPEQPVEVPSETADSSMTRSQELLELPKPTALELPESSVASAMELPGPPATSIPELQGPPVTPVLELPGPSATPVPELPGPPSTPLPELLGPPATAVPELAGPSVTSVPQLSQELPGLPAPSVELEPSQEVPEPPVMAQEMPGQPAETVEMELTEQPATATELEQPVGMTTVEHPGQPEVTTATTLLGQPEAAMVLELPGQPVATTALELPGQPSVTGVPELPGLPSATRALELSGQPVATGALELPGQLMATGALEFSGQPGAAGALELLGQPLATGVLELPGQPGAPELPGQPVATVALEISVQSVVTTTELSTMTVSQSLEVPSTTALESYNTVAQELPTTLVGETSITVGVDPLMAQESHLLASNTMETHMLASNTMDSQMLASNTMDSQMLASTTMDSQMLATSSMDSQMLATSSMDSQMLATSSMDSQMLATSSMDSQMLATSSMDSQMLATSSMDSQMLATSSMDSQMLATSTMDSQMLATSTMDSQMLATSTMDSQMLATSSMDSQMLASGTMDSQMLASGTMDAQMLASGTMDAQMLASSTQDSAMLGSKSPDPYRLAQDPYRLAQDPYRLGHDPYRLGHDAYRLGQDAYRLGHDPYRLTPDPYRMSPRPYRIAPRSSYRVAPRPYRLAPRPLMLASRRSMMMSYAAERSMMSSYERSMMSYERSMMSPMAERSMMSAYERSMMSAYERSMMSPMAERSMMSAYERSMMSAYERSMMSPMADRSMMSMGADRSMMSSYSAADRTMMSSYSAADRTMMSSYTADRSMMSMAADSYTDSYTDTYTEAYMVPPLPPEEPPTMPPLPPEEPPMTPPLPPEEPPEGSAISTEQSALAAENTWPTEVPALPSEESVSLSEPPASQSEISEPSVAPADYSVSAAESSVLAPEAVMTVPEPALEPESSVTSLPGESAAIAEEHEVVPERPVTYMVSETPIMSAEPTMLTSDPSVMSETAETFDSMRASGHVVSEVSVSHLEPAATIPEPSQNTLELSAMAVSEPPSAAVPEPPAEAVPEPPAEAVPELPNEAVPGPLALAVPGLLPEAIPGPPAEAVPEPLALVEPERVTIPVSVSALETAVPVLEPAVSVFQPNIISEPSVSVQESTVIVSEPAVIVSEQTQTPTEMALESTPVLKSSVVKGMNVLSGDQSLAPEIDMQEVLMHSDEGPHAEGHLKSDSYESEHGIHRDLDINNHLIAKEMEQSMVSAASTGAVGEIGEEKTLPINETKQCTVLDTCPSVSEAEVEGTLSSTGPLVFEPDTMGTSKGIEFATASALSSVSKYDVEVSLTSQDTEHDMVISTSPSGGSEADIEGPLPAKDIHFELSSNNFICNDAEGPLPVKESDQALAVALSPKESSEDKEVPLPPKETLPESGFSANIDDINEADLVRPLLPKDMERLTSLRAGIEGPVLASEAERDKSTASPVVISIPERASESSSEEKDDYEIVVKVKDTHEKSKKNKNRDKGEKEKKRDSSLRSRSKRSKSSEHKSRKRTSESRSRARKRSSKSKSHRSQTRSRSRSRRRRRSSRSRSKSRGRRSVSKEKRKRSPKHRSKSRERKRKRSSSRDNRKTARARSRTPSRRSRSHTPSRRRRSRSVGRRSFSISPSRRSRTPSRRSRTPSRRSRTPSRRSRTPSRRSRTPSRRSRTPSRRSRTPSRRSRTPSRRRRSRSVVRRRSFSISPVRLRRSRTPLRRRFSRSPLRRKRSRSSERGRSPKRLTDLNKAQLLEIAKANAAAMCAKAGVPLPPNLKPAPPPTIEEKVAKKSGGATIEELTEF; encoded by the exons ATGGCGACCAACATCGAGCAGATTTTTCGGTCGTTCGTGGTCAGTAAATTCCGGGAAATTCAACAGGAGCTTTCCAG TGGAAGGAGTGAAGGCCAGCTCAATGGTGAAACAAATACACCTGTTGAAGGAAACCAGGCAGGTGATGCAGTTGCCTCTGGCAGGAGCCTACCAAATGAAGAAATAGTTCAGAAGATAGAGGAAGTGCTTTCTGGGGTCTTAGATACAGAACTACGCTGTAAACCAG ACTTGAAGGAGGCCTCTAGAAAAAGTAGATGTGTGTCTGTACAAACAGATCCTACTGATGAAGTTCCCACCAAAAAGTCAAAGAAgcataaaaagcacaaaaataaaaagaagaaaaagaagaaagaaaaggaaaaaaagtataaaagacaGCCGGAAGAATCTGAATCAAAGCCGAAATCGCATCATGAAGAGAGCATGGATGTGGAATCagattcctttttaaagtttgattctGAACCTTCAGAGATGGCACTGGAGCATCCTGTAAGAGCTTTTGGTTCATTTGAGACCAGTGAAACTCCTGCAGTTGTGCTGGAACCTCCTATAATATCAATGGAGGGATCACAGCCACACACCTTAGAAACTCTGAAGCCAGCTGCAAAAACTGCAGAACTGTCAGTTGCATCTACATCAGTAATTACGCAGTCAGAGCAGTTTGCGCCAGTAACGCTGGAACAACCCACGACAAAGATTCTGGATTCTTTTTCAACAGCACCAGTGCCTACTTCAACAGTAGTGCTAAAGTCACCTGAGCCAGTTGTAACAATGTCAGTGGAGTGTCAGATGAAGCCTGTGCTGAAATCTTTGGAGAGCACACCTCCAGAGCCATCAAAAATCATGTTAGAGCCTCCAGTAGCAAAAGTGTTAGAGCCATCAGAAACCCTTGTGGTATCATCAGAGAAACCTACTGAGGTACTCCCTGAGCCAAGCACATCGACGACAGTGGATTTTCCAGAGTCTTCTGCAACTGAAGTACTAAGATTGCCAGAGCAGCCTGTAGAAGTTCCATCGGAGACTGCCGATTCATCCATGACAAGATCACAGGAGTTGCTGGAGCTGCCCAAGCCCACAGCATTGGAGCTGCCGGAGTCGTCGGTGGCCTCAGCGATGGAGTTGCCGGGGCCACCTGCGACCTCCATTCCGGAGTTGCAGGGGCCCCCTGTGACTCCAGTGCTGGAGTTACCTGGGCCCTCTGCTACCCCGGTGCCAGAGTTGCCAGGGCCCCCTTCTACCCCATTGCCTGAGTTGCTAGGGCCCCCTGCGACAGCAGTGCCTGAGTTGGCGGGGCCCTCAGTGACATCAGTGCCACAGTTGTCACAGGAATTGCCGGGGCTTCCAGCACCATCCGTGGAGTTGGAGCCATCACAGGAGGTACCAGAGCCACCTGTGATGGCACAGGAGATGCCAGGGCAGCCTGCGGAAACAGTAGAGATGGAGTTGACCGAGCAACCTGCGACGGCGACAGAGTTGGAGCAGCCTGTGGGAATGACAACGGTGGAACATCCTGGGCAGCCTGAGGTGACAACGGCAACAACGTTGCTGGGGCAGCCTGAGGCAGCGATGGTGCTGGAGTTGCCAGGGCAGCCAGTGGCAACAACAGCGCTGGAGTTGCCAGGGCAGCCTTCGGTGACTGGGGTGCCAGAGTTGCCAGGGCTGCCTTCGGCAACTAGGGCACTGGAGTTGTCTGGGCAGCCTGTGGCAACTGGGGCACTGGAGTTGCCTGGGCAGCTCATGGCAACTGGGGCACTGGAGTTCTCGGGGCAGCCTGGGGCAGCTGGAGCACTGGAGCTTTTGGGGCAGCCTCTGGCAACAGGGGTTCTGGAGTTGCCAGGGCAGCCTGGGGCGCCAGAGTTGCCTGGGCAGCCTGTGGCAACTGTGGCGCTGGAGATCTCTGTTCAGTCTGTGGTGACAACAACGGAGCTGTCAACGATGACCGTGTCGCAGTCCCTGGAGGTGCCCTCGACGACAGCGCTGGAATCCTATAATACGGTAGCACAGGAGCTGCCTACTACACTAGTGGGGGAGACTTCTATAACAGTAGGAGTGGATCCCTTGATGGCCCAAGAATCCCATTTGTTAGCTTCTAACACCATGGAGACCCATATGTTAGCGTCCAACACCATGGACTCCCAAATGCTAGCGTCCAACACCATGGACTCCCAAATGCTAGCGTCCACCACCATGGACTCCCAGATGTTAGCGACCAGCTCCATGGACTCCCAGATGTTAGCGACCAGCTCCATGGACTCCCAGATGTTAGCGACCAGCTCCATGGACTCCCAGATGTTAGCGACCAGCTCCATGGACTCCCAGATGTTAGCGACCAGCTCCATGGACTCCCAGATGTTAGCGACCAGCTCCATGGACTCCCAGATGTTAGCGACCAGCTCCATGGACTCCCAGATGTTAGCGACCAGCACCATGGACTCCCAGATGTTAGCGACCAGCACTATGGACTCCCAGATGTTAGCGACCAGCACCATGGACTCCCAGATGTTAGCGACTAGCTCTATGGATTCCCAGATGTTAGCTTCTGGCACTATGGACTCTCAAATGTTAGCTTCTGGCACCATGGATGCCCAGATGTTAGCGTCTGGTACCATGGATGCCCAGATGTTAGCATCTAGTACCCAAGATTCTGCTATGTTGGGTTCAAAATCTCCTGATCCCTACAGGTTAGCTCAGGATCCTTACAGGTTGGCTCAGGATCCCTATAGGTTAGGCCATGATCCTTACAGGCTAGGTCATGATGCCTACAGATTAGGGCAAGATGCCTATAGGTTAGGCCACGATCCCTATAGACTAACTCCTGATCCCTATAGGATGTCACCTAGACCTTATAGGATAGCACCCAGGTCTTCTTATAGGGTAGCCCCGAGGCCATATAGGTTAGCACCTAGACCCCTGATGTTAGCATCAAGACGTTCTATGATGATGTCCTATGCTGCAGAACGTTCCATGATGTCCTCTTACGAGCGCTCTATGATGTCTTATGAGCGCTCTATGATGTCCCCTATGGCTGAGCGCTCTATGATGTCAGCCTATGAGCGCTCTATGATGTCAGCCTATGAGCGCTCCATGATGTCCCCTATGGCTGAGCGCTCCATGATGTCAGCTTATGAGCGCTCTATGATGTCAGCTTATGAGCGCTCCATGATGTCCCCAATGGCTGACCGGTCAATGATGTCCATGGGTGCTGACCGGTCTATGATGTCATCATACTCTGCTGCTGACCGAACTATGATGTCGTCGTACTCTGCAGCCGACCGGACTATGATGTCATCTTACACTGCTGATCGTTCAATGATGTCTATGGCAGCTGATTCTTACACCGATTCTTACACTGATACATATACAGAGGCATATATGGTGCCACCCTTGCCTCCCGAAGAGCCTCCAACAATGCCACCATTGCCACCTGAAGAGCCACCAATGACACCACCATTGCCTCCTGAGGAACCACCAGAGGGCTCAGCAATATCCACTGAGCAGTCAGCATTAGCAGCTGAAAATACTTGGCCTACTGAGGTGCCAGCATTGCCTTCTGAAGAATCTGTATCCCTGTCTGAACCTCCTGCGAGTCAAAGTGAGATTTCAGAGCCTTCAGTAGCTCCTGCAGATTACTCAGTGTCAGCAGCAGAGTCTTCAGTATTAGCACCAGAGGCTGTCATGACTGTTCCAGAGCCAGCACTGGAGCCAGAGTCTTCGGTTACATCCCTACCTGGAGAGTCTGCTGCAATAGCAGAAGAGCATGAAGTTGTTCCAGAGAGGCCAGTGACTTACATGGTATCTGAAACTCCCATAATGTCAGCTGAACCGACTATGTTAACATCAGATCCTTCTGTTATGTCAGAGACAGCAGAAACTTTTGATTCCATGAGAGCCTCGGGACATGTTGTCTCAGAGGTATCTGTGTCCCACCTGGAACCTGCAGCAACTATTCCAGAGCCATCACAGAACACTCTAGAGCTGTCAGCCATGGCTGTCTCAGAGCCGCCTTCTGCGGCTGTCCCGGAGCCCCCAGCTGAGGCTGTCCCGGAGCCCCCAGCCGAGGCTGTCCCGGAGCTCCCAAATGAGGCTGTCCCTGGGCCACTGGCTTTGGCTGTCCCAGGGCTTCTGCCCGAGGCTATCCCTGGGCCACCAGCTGAGGCTGTCCCAGAGCCCCTGGCCTTGGTTGAGCCAGAGCGTGTTACCATTCCTGTGTCAGTTTCTGCCCTGGAAACTGCTGTGCCTGTCCTGGAACCAGCAGTGTCAGTCTTTCAACCTAACATCATTTCAGAACCATCTGTTTCTGTCCAAGAATCCACAGTGATAGTCTCAGAGCCTGCTGTCATTGTCTCAGAGCAGACTCAAACACCAACTGAGATGGCTTTAGAGTCTACGCCAGTGCTGAAGTCTAGTGTTGTAAAAGGAATGAATGTACTATCTGGTGATCAAAGTCTTGCCCCAGAGATTGACATGCAGGAGGTTCTTATGCATTCAGATGAAGGGCCACATGCTGAAGGACACCTGAAGAGTGACTCTTATGAAAGTGAACATGGTATACATAGAGACTTGGatataaataatcatttaattGCTAAAGAGATGGAACAAAGCATGGTGTCTGCTGCCAGCACTGGAGCTGTTGGTGAAATTGGTGAAGAGAAAACTTTGCCCATCAATGAGACTAAACAATGCACAGTATTGGATACCTGCCCTAGTGTTAGTGAAGCTGAGGTAGAAGGAACTCTGTCTTCTACTGGTCCCCTTGTTTTTGAACCTGATACAATGGGAACGAGTAAGGGTATTGAATTTGCCACAGCATCTGCTCTCAGTTCAGTTAGTAAGTATGATGTTGAAGTATCTTTAACTAGTCAGGATACTGAACATGACATGGTGATTTCCACCAGCCCCAGTGGTGGTAGTGAGGCTGACATAGAGGGACCTTTGCCTGCTAAAGACATTCATTTTGAGTTATCATCTAATAACTTCATTTGTAATGATGCAGAAGGACCATTACCTGTAAAAGAGAGTGACCAGGCATTAGCAGTTGCTCTCAGCCCTAAAGAAAGTAGTGAGGATAAAGAAGTACCTCTCCCTCCTAAAGAGACATTGCCTGAATCTGGATTTTCTGCCAATATAGATGATATTAATGAAGCAGATTTAGTGAGACCATTACTTCCTAAGGACATGGAACGTCTTACAAGCCTCAGAGCTGGTATTGAAGGACCTGTACTTGCAAGTGAAGCTGAACGTGACAAATCTACTGCCAGTCCAGTTGTAATTAGTATACCAGAAAGAGCTTCAGAGTCGTCTTCAGAGGAAAAAGATGATTATGAAATTGTTGTAAAAGTTAAGGACACAcatgaaaaaagcaagaaaaataagaacCGTGATAAaggtgagaaagagaagaaaagagactcTTCATTAAGATCTCGAAGTAAGCGGTCCAAGTCTTCTGAACACAAATCACGCAAGCGTACCAGTGAATCTCGTTCTAGGGCAAGGAAGAGGTCATCTAAGTCCAAGTCTCATCGCTCTCAAACACGTTCAAGGTCACGTTCAAGACGCAGAAGGAGGAGCAGCAGGTCAAGATCAAAATCAAGAGGAAGGCGATCCGTATCAAAAGAGAAACGCAAAAGATCTCCAAAGCACAGATCCAAGtccagggagagaaaaaggaaaagatcaagCTCCAGGGATAACAGGAAAACTGCTAGAGCTCGAAGTCGCACCCCTAGTCGGCGGAGTAGGAGTCATACCCCGAGTAGGCGAAGAAGATCTAGATCTGTGGGGAGAAGGAGCTTTAGCATCTCTCCCAGCCGCCGGAGCCGCACCCCGAGCCGGCGGAGCCGCACCCCGAGCCGGCGGAGCCGCACCCCCAGCCGAAGGAGTCGCACCCCCAGCCGAAGGAGTCGCACCCCCAGCCGTCGGAGTCGCACCCCCAGCCGGCGGAGCCGCACCCCGAGCCGGCGGAGCCGCACCCCAAGCAGGCGGAGAAGATCAAGGTCTGTGGTAAGAAGACGAAGCTTCAGTATATCACCAGTCAGGTTACGGCGATCACGAACACCCTTGAGAAGAAGGTTTAGCAGATCTCCCCTCCGCCGTAAACGGTCCCGGTCTTCAGAAAGAGGCAGATCACCTAAACGTCTAACAGATTTAa